A stretch of Fundicoccus culcitae DNA encodes these proteins:
- a CDS encoding nucleotide pyrophosphohydrolase, translating to MTNESLNKINDFRDERNWRQFHNEKDLALSISLEANELLEIYQWKSAEEGNQNREAIADELADVLIYSYMMASNLGFDIDEIIEQKLEKNATKYPIDKAKNSKKKYNDL from the coding sequence ATGACAAACGAATCACTCAACAAAATCAACGACTTCCGCGATGAGCGCAACTGGCGACAATTTCATAATGAAAAGGATTTGGCTTTATCTATTTCTTTAGAAGCCAATGAGTTGTTGGAAATTTATCAGTGGAAGAGTGCGGAAGAAGGGAATCAAAATAGAGAGGCCATTGCTGATGAATTGGCTGATGTTTTGATATACTCTTATATGATGGCTAGTAATTTAGGCTTTGATATTGATGAAATAATCGAACAAAAACTAGAGAAGAATGCAACTAAATATCCCATTGATAAAGCAAAAAATTCCAAAAAGAAATACAATGATTTGTAA
- a CDS encoding type I restriction endonuclease subunit R has product MVNQSILEKQMEDNLIKQLTEGESKWKYRDNLKTEDDLWNNIREKININNPRDLKENPLTDQEFEQVKNKLIFTTFYDAAVWLQGENGICRIALQREDARLGTVHLMILNQNDIAAGTSDYEIINQFRTGKASEDDRSRRFDVTMLINGLPMIQIELKSRSESYMDAFRQILKYQKLGAYKGVFSTLQMFVVSNGTDTRYIAPASESKFNPKFLARWVDKENRPVTKLTEFAEHVLTFPQAHKMVAEYTVLDKDRRSLILLRPYQIHALEAVKAASYRRESGYVWHTTGSGKTLTSYKVARNLLKIPALDKTIFIVDRIDLDQQTTGSFESYANDDSIEIDSTSNVNDLIKKLLSNDRSLIVTTIQKLNFVMKRFEGKEDTPRYKKITSLNLAFVVDECHRAVSPKKKQEIETFFYQSIWFGFTGTPIFAENARSILGDLARTTDELYGKCLHQYTVKEAIHDEAVLGFNVEYKSTINEDVLNDIADKSISKVNVMSLTNIEKESYIGKEVFEHDNHMLKVVESIVNESRAKLGIGYGQSGESYTAILTTSSISKAQRYYDLFMEVINGKSEVKVSKYVKEYLPDFPKVAITYSISENEEASIDNQAKMAESMKDYNKMFNTAFTMETIRGYNSDINNRLARKHELYQYRKEQLDIVIVVDRLLTGFDAPCLSTIFIDRQPMKPQDIIQAFSRTNRLFDSYKKYGQIVTFQTPATFSQRVEDAIILYSNGGEKEVLAPKWEETQKVFVQTLKELKEIAATPEAVDEIPKEKWKVFAKAFQQFDKNFASLQVYSDFNADKLEEKYGISWNEVEEFKGKYENVLERLKAERGDSGGTEEDDFDIAYELKSVQTTEINYQYILRLMQAFTPSKENPNYKENQTEENIHEIRTYIDRFKETNPKLGEMMEILLNDLLADSEAFINEDIIAVLFDRIEKHRTHEIKEFSNQFGVSEDDLLYVVSNYNANKTRQIGESELIKNSDIEVYKKQANTSINKLKYNSLLRKEYKKMIEEEIEPYEYERLS; this is encoded by the coding sequence ATGGTTAATCAAAGTATACTTGAGAAACAAATGGAAGATAACTTAATAAAACAGTTAACTGAAGGCGAATCAAAGTGGAAGTATCGCGACAACTTAAAAACAGAAGACGATTTATGGAATAATATTCGAGAAAAAATAAACATTAATAATCCGCGTGATTTGAAAGAAAACCCTTTGACTGATCAAGAATTTGAACAAGTGAAGAACAAGCTCATCTTTACTACTTTTTATGATGCAGCTGTTTGGTTGCAAGGTGAGAATGGTATTTGTCGTATTGCATTACAACGGGAAGATGCAAGACTTGGAACAGTTCATTTAATGATTCTTAATCAAAATGATATAGCCGCTGGTACTAGTGATTATGAAATTATTAATCAATTTAGAACTGGTAAAGCATCTGAAGATGATAGAAGTAGACGGTTTGATGTGACCATGTTAATCAATGGCTTACCAATGATTCAGATTGAATTAAAAAGTCGTTCTGAATCATATATGGATGCATTTAGACAGATATTAAAATATCAAAAGCTAGGTGCCTATAAAGGTGTTTTTTCAACTTTACAAATGTTTGTAGTATCAAATGGAACTGATACACGATATATTGCACCAGCATCGGAATCGAAGTTTAATCCAAAATTTTTAGCTCGATGGGTTGATAAAGAAAATCGACCAGTAACTAAACTGACAGAATTTGCTGAACATGTTTTAACATTCCCTCAAGCGCATAAGATGGTTGCTGAATATACTGTTTTAGATAAAGATAGACGTTCTTTAATTTTATTGAGACCTTACCAAATACATGCTCTCGAAGCAGTAAAAGCAGCATCATATCGAAGAGAATCGGGGTACGTTTGGCATACAACTGGTTCAGGAAAAACACTGACTTCGTATAAAGTTGCTAGAAATCTCTTAAAGATACCAGCTTTAGATAAGACGATATTTATTGTTGATAGAATCGACTTAGATCAACAAACGACAGGTTCTTTTGAATCATACGCAAATGATGACTCTATTGAAATTGATAGTACTAGTAATGTCAATGATCTAATTAAAAAATTGTTATCAAATGATAGATCTTTAATCGTTACTACCATCCAAAAATTGAATTTTGTAATGAAGCGATTTGAAGGGAAAGAAGATACTCCACGGTATAAAAAAATCACTAGTTTGAATTTAGCTTTTGTAGTCGATGAGTGTCACCGTGCAGTGTCACCAAAGAAAAAACAAGAAATTGAAACATTCTTCTACCAATCAATTTGGTTTGGTTTTACTGGTACGCCTATTTTTGCTGAAAATGCTCGATCAATTCTTGGTGATTTAGCTAGAACCACAGATGAATTATATGGAAAATGTCTACATCAATATACTGTAAAAGAAGCGATTCATGATGAAGCGGTTTTAGGTTTTAATGTAGAGTATAAATCTACAATTAATGAAGATGTGCTAAATGATATAGCTGATAAATCAATTTCAAAAGTAAATGTTATGTCGTTGACTAATATTGAAAAAGAAAGTTATATTGGAAAAGAAGTTTTTGAACATGATAATCATATGCTAAAAGTTGTCGAATCTATTGTCAATGAATCAAGGGCAAAGTTAGGTATTGGCTATGGTCAAAGTGGAGAAAGCTATACGGCTATTTTGACAACCTCTTCAATATCTAAAGCACAAAGATACTATGATTTGTTTATGGAAGTAATTAATGGTAAATCTGAAGTAAAAGTCAGTAAATATGTTAAGGAGTATTTACCAGATTTTCCAAAGGTAGCTATTACTTATTCAATTAGTGAAAATGAAGAAGCTTCAATTGATAATCAAGCAAAAATGGCTGAATCAATGAAAGACTATAATAAAATGTTTAATACCGCGTTTACTATGGAGACAATTCGAGGATATAATTCCGATATTAATAATCGTTTAGCCAGAAAACATGAATTGTATCAATATCGAAAAGAACAGTTGGATATTGTTATTGTCGTGGATCGTTTATTAACTGGGTTTGATGCACCTTGTTTATCAACGATCTTCATTGATAGACAACCAATGAAACCACAAGATATTATACAAGCTTTTTCTAGAACTAATCGATTGTTTGATTCATATAAGAAATATGGACAAATTGTGACATTCCAAACACCAGCTACATTTAGTCAGCGGGTAGAAGATGCTATAATACTATATTCTAATGGTGGAGAAAAAGAAGTATTAGCTCCAAAATGGGAAGAAACTCAAAAGGTGTTTGTTCAAACCTTAAAAGAACTAAAAGAAATTGCTGCTACACCAGAAGCTGTTGATGAAATTCCAAAAGAAAAGTGGAAAGTTTTCGCAAAAGCTTTTCAACAATTTGATAAAAATTTTGCTTCTTTACAAGTTTATTCAGATTTTAATGCAGATAAACTGGAAGAAAAGTATGGAATATCTTGGAATGAAGTCGAGGAGTTTAAAGGAAAATATGAGAATGTACTTGAAAGGCTAAAAGCTGAAAGAGGTGATTCTGGAGGAACTGAAGAAGATGATTTTGATATTGCCTATGAGCTAAAATCCGTCCAAACAACTGAAATCAATTATCAGTACATTTTACGTTTAATGCAAGCATTCACGCCATCTAAAGAAAATCCGAATTACAAAGAGAATCAAACTGAAGAGAATATCCATGAGATCCGTACATACATTGATCGATTTAAGGAAACAAATCCTAAACTTGGGGAAATGATGGAAATTCTACTTAATGACTTATTGGCAGATTCTGAAGCTTTTATCAACGAGGACATTATTGCAGTATTATTTGATCGAATTGAAAAACATCGTACTCATGAAATTAAAGAATTTTCGAACCAATTTGGTGTGTCTGAAGATGATTTACTTTATGTTGTTAGCAACTACAATGCAAATAAGACTCGACAAATTGGTGAAAGTGAACTGATTAAAAATAGTGATATTGAAGTGTATAAGAAGCAAGCGAACACTTCGATTAACAAATTAAAGTACAATAGTTTACTTAGAAAAGAATATAAAAAGATGATTGAAGAAGAAATTGAGCCTTATGAATATGAAAGACTATCATAA
- a CDS encoding DUF2188 domain-containing protein has protein sequence MGKNQHVTPNSNGTWNVKGEGNSKATAIFDTQKKAIDRATKISINQQSELIIHDRKGKIRERNSYGNDPHPPKG, from the coding sequence ATGGGGAAGAATCAACATGTAACTCCAAATTCTAATGGAACATGGAATGTCAAAGGCGAAGGCAATTCAAAAGCTACTGCTATTTTTGATACTCAAAAAAAAGCTATAGATCGAGCTACTAAAATATCTATCAACCAACAATCAGAACTCATTATTCATGATAGAAAAGGTAAAATTCGTGAACGTAATAGTTACGGTAACGATCCACATCCACCAAAAGGTTAA